The following proteins are co-located in the Synechococcus sp. PROS-U-1 genome:
- a CDS encoding cytochrome c oxidase subunit II has translation MQIPSAILTLVIGMVLALGGLWIGQNINLLPIDASANAPIYDELFKVLFTIGSILFVGIVGLLVFSLIRFRRRSGQLGDGLAIEGNLPLEIFWTAVPAVVVLFVGLYSYDIYDRMGGMVPLAHDHMSGAHEEQIWGGISSGSIESAAATNVLPVEVTAMQFAFLFHYPDGDITSGELHVPSDRPITLRMEAKDVIHAFWVPEFRLKQDVIPGQPTQLSFTPTRTGRYPIVCAELCGPYHGGMRSTVVVESPEDWDNWYKANAKAAPEDEPITIANA, from the coding sequence GTGCAGATCCCATCCGCCATTCTCACGTTAGTGATCGGGATGGTCCTTGCTCTAGGCGGTCTTTGGATCGGCCAGAACATCAACCTCCTTCCCATCGACGCGAGTGCCAATGCACCGATTTACGACGAACTCTTTAAGGTTCTGTTCACGATCGGCAGCATTCTCTTTGTCGGAATTGTTGGACTTCTCGTCTTCAGCTTGATTCGATTCAGACGGCGAAGTGGTCAGCTCGGCGATGGCTTGGCCATTGAAGGCAACCTTCCTCTTGAAATTTTCTGGACAGCAGTTCCAGCAGTTGTCGTGCTGTTTGTAGGCCTGTATAGCTACGACATCTACGACCGAATGGGTGGCATGGTGCCTCTGGCCCATGACCATATGAGCGGTGCCCACGAGGAGCAGATCTGGGGAGGAATCAGTTCCGGATCGATTGAATCGGCAGCCGCAACGAATGTCTTACCTGTTGAAGTGACGGCGATGCAATTCGCCTTTCTCTTTCATTACCCAGACGGTGACATCACATCAGGCGAGCTTCATGTTCCATCCGATCGACCGATCACCCTGCGCATGGAAGCCAAAGATGTGATTCATGCCTTTTGGGTTCCTGAATTCCGCCTGAAACAGGATGTCATTCCAGGCCAACCCACACAGCTGAGCTTCACACCAACCCGAACCGGACGCTATCCGATCGTTTGCGCCGAACTTTGTGGGCCGTACCACGGCGGAATGCGCTCCACCGTTGTGGTCGAAAGCCCGGAGGACTGGGATAACTGGTACAAGGCAAACGCCAAAGCAGCACCGGAAGACGAGCCCATCACCATCGCAAACGCTTGA